From a region of the Zingiber officinale cultivar Zhangliang chromosome 4B, Zo_v1.1, whole genome shotgun sequence genome:
- the LOC121974938 gene encoding U-box domain-containing protein 4-like yields the protein MDQSFTDSSGAFSDCPSDRSGEFPSDEPSTSSSSARAGLHRLLVSSAASYSDDVVRDLISDIESTTAAAETQRRAAMELRLLAKHSPENRLRIAEAGAIGPLVALMSHPDSQLQEQGVTAILNLSLCEENKGRIADAGAIRPLVRALRSGTPVARENAACAFFRLAQMDELRAAIGRSGAIPPLVALLESGGIRGKKDAATALFELLSSRENKVRAVESGIVRTLLDLIADSESGMVDKAAYVLHSVVEVAEGRAVAVEEDGVPVLVELMEVGTSRQKEIAVRSLYEICSESAAYRKKVVHEGAIPALISLSQSKTNKAKKKAEALIALLRQTSNRQQQQQLK from the exons ATGGACCAGAGCTTCACCGACTCCTCCGGTGCCTTCAGCGACTGCCCCAGCGACCGTTCCGGCGAGTTCCCCTCCGACGAACCATCCACCTCCTCTTCATCCGCCAGAGCCGGCCTCCACCGCCTCCTCGTCTCCTCCGCCGCATCTTACTCGGACGATGTCGTGCGGGACCTTATCTCTGACATCGAGTCCACCACTGCGGCTGCCGAGACCCAGCGCCGCGCCGCCATGGAGCTCCGTCTCCTCGCGAAGCACAGCCCGGAGAACCGGCTCCGAATCGCCGAGGCCGGCGCCATCGGCCCCCTCGTCGCGCTGATGTCACATCCAGATTCGCAGCTGCAGGAGCAAGGCGTCACCGCCATCCTAAACCTATCGCTCTGCGAGGAGAACAAAGGTCGGATCGCGGATGCAGGCGCCATCCGACCGCTCGTCCGGGCACTCCGAAGCGGCACCCCTGTCGCCCGGGAGAACGCCGCTTGCGCCTTCTTCCGCCTCGCCCAGATGGACGAACTCCGCGCTGCGATCGGCCGCTCCGGCGCCATCCCGCCTCTCGTGGCCCTCCTCGAATCCGGCGGCATCCGCGGGAAGAAGGACGCCGCCACCGCCCTCTTCGAGCTGCTGTCTTCCCGAGAGAACAAGGTCCGGGCCGTGGAGTCCGGCATCGTCCGCACGCTTCTCGACCTGATCGCGGACTCGGAATCGGGCATGGTGGACAAGGCGGCGTACGTGCTGCACTCGGTGGTGGAGGTGGCGGAGGGGCGGGCGGTGGCGGTGGAGGAGGACGGCGTTCCGGTGCTGGTGGAGTTGATGGAGGTAGGCACCTCTCGGCAGAAGGAAATCGCCGTTCGTTCGCTCTACGAGATCTGCAGCGAGAGCGCCGCGTACCGGAAGAAGGTCGTCCACGAGGGCGCCATTCCCGCTCTCATCTCCCTCTCCCAGTCCAAAACCAACAAGGCCAAAAAGAAG GCGGAGGCGTTGATAGCGCTCCTCAGGCAAACAAGCAAccggcagcagcagcagcagctaaAATGA